From a single Rhodococcus qingshengii JCM 15477 genomic region:
- the kdpA gene encoding potassium-transporting ATPase subunit KdpA, whose product MSPALAAGLQIAFVLVVLAIAYVPVGDYMARVYSSTRDLRVESVIYRVGRIDSRAEQTWYGYAASVLGFSLASALFLYFLQRIQGVLPLSDGLSGVSPAVAFNTAISFVANTNWQSYTPETTMSNFVQPVGLAVQNFVSAAVGMAVAIALVRGFIRVARGGEIGNFWVDLTRGSLRILLPFSFVIALILLSQGVIQSFHSGFASTGLDGNAVTNALAPVASQEAIKELGTNGGGILAANSAHPFENPTPLSNVVEILAILLIPVCLTRTFGTLVGDRRQGLTLLAVMGILWSGLLAVTLAAESGARGVAATAAGSMMEGKEVRFGIPGSALFAVATTGTSTGAVNSAHDSMSPLGGGAVLLNMLLGEIAPGGVGTGLYGILVLALIAVFVGGLLVGRTPEYLGKKLGRREITLAALSILVMPALVLIGTAITVILGSTTGYQGNGGDPGTPGSIHGFSEVLYAFASASNNNGSAFGGLTVTSDWFQSSLGICMLLGRFLPIIFVLALAGALASQKKVAPTAGTLPTSGPMFTGLLTGTVVLVAALTFFPALALGPLAEALQ is encoded by the coding sequence ATGTCGCCCGCTCTTGCAGCCGGCCTGCAGATCGCTTTTGTCCTCGTCGTTCTGGCAATCGCCTACGTTCCGGTGGGCGACTACATGGCGCGTGTTTACTCGTCGACGCGAGATCTTCGGGTCGAGAGTGTGATCTACCGCGTCGGTCGGATCGACTCCAGGGCCGAGCAGACGTGGTACGGCTACGCCGCAAGCGTTCTCGGATTCTCGCTGGCCAGCGCATTGTTCCTGTACTTCCTGCAACGGATTCAGGGAGTACTGCCGCTGAGTGACGGTCTGTCCGGGGTCAGTCCCGCCGTAGCGTTCAACACCGCGATTTCGTTTGTGGCGAACACCAACTGGCAGTCGTACACGCCGGAAACGACGATGAGCAACTTCGTTCAGCCCGTCGGTCTGGCGGTGCAGAACTTCGTCTCGGCAGCGGTCGGCATGGCGGTGGCCATCGCATTGGTTCGCGGCTTCATTCGGGTGGCCAGGGGCGGCGAGATCGGCAACTTCTGGGTCGATCTGACGCGTGGTTCTCTGCGCATCCTCCTCCCGTTCTCATTCGTGATCGCCCTGATCCTGTTGAGCCAGGGAGTGATCCAGTCGTTCCACAGCGGTTTCGCCTCCACCGGCCTCGACGGCAATGCGGTCACCAATGCACTGGCCCCCGTCGCGTCCCAGGAAGCGATCAAGGAACTCGGCACCAACGGTGGCGGGATCTTGGCTGCCAACTCGGCGCACCCGTTCGAGAACCCCACCCCGTTGAGCAATGTCGTCGAGATCCTGGCGATCCTGTTGATTCCGGTCTGCCTCACCCGAACGTTCGGAACTCTCGTCGGGGATCGTAGGCAAGGCCTCACCCTGCTGGCAGTGATGGGAATCCTGTGGAGCGGGCTGCTCGCAGTCACGCTCGCTGCCGAATCCGGCGCACGCGGTGTTGCCGCCACAGCAGCTGGTTCGATGATGGAGGGCAAGGAAGTTCGCTTCGGAATCCCCGGATCGGCGTTGTTCGCGGTGGCGACCACGGGAACGTCGACGGGCGCGGTGAACTCGGCCCACGACAGCATGTCCCCCCTCGGCGGCGGCGCGGTCCTGCTCAACATGTTGCTCGGCGAAATTGCGCCAGGTGGAGTCGGAACCGGCCTCTACGGGATTCTTGTGCTGGCTTTGATCGCAGTGTTCGTCGGCGGACTGCTGGTCGGTCGCACGCCCGAATATCTCGGCAAGAAGTTGGGTCGACGCGAGATCACCCTTGCGGCGCTGTCGATTCTGGTCATGCCCGCGCTGGTCTTGATCGGTACCGCCATCACCGTCATCCTCGGTTCGACCACCGGTTATCAAGGCAATGGGGGAGATCCGGGTACGCCGGGATCGATCCACGGGTTCAGTGAGGTGCTTTACGCCTTCGCCTCCGCCTCGAACAACAACGGCAGCGCCTTCGGCGGTCTGACGGTCACCAGCGACTGGTTCCAGTCGTCTCTCGGAATCTGCATGCTTCTCGGCCGATTCCTGCCGATCATCTTCGTTCTCGCTTTGGCCGGTGCTCTTGCCTCGCAGAAGAAGGTGGCGCCGACGGCCGGCACCCTCCCGACGTCCGGACCGATGTTCACCGGTTTGTTGACCGGCACCGTCGTTCTTGTTGCTGCACTTACATTCTTCCCGGCCCTCGCGCTGGGCCC
- the kdpF gene encoding K(+)-transporting ATPase subunit F — MTVAGVVSVVLIAVAAALVIYLLVALVDPERF; from the coding sequence ATGACGGTTGCCGGTGTGGTCAGCGTGGTTCTGATCGCCGTCGCCGCGGCATTGGTCATTTACCTGCTCGTTGCACTCGTAGATCCTGAGAGGTTCTGA